Part of the Cherax quadricarinatus isolate ZL_2023a chromosome 4, ASM3850222v1, whole genome shotgun sequence genome, aaagagctagatggacagacagggagcttgacagacagacaaatagacagacagaaatgtttgtgtaccagcaaaaacaaagggagggcgatggtcatctaACATTTCcttatcagctctaccctcatttacgctcatcaaagtcagctcttagatgttatctccccttatcttgtcactgtcatggggtggactttttttttcttgcttcaaggtaacaatattattacatcttcttcttcttcttcctcctcctcctcctcctcttctcctcctcctcctcctcttcctcccctcctcctcctcctcctcctcctccttctcctcctcctcttcctcccctcctcctcctccattgctttggtctcaaactcctccaaatcatgaaattgatcttcactgacacttccatctgtgttagagcatcacttgggaagagaagagtcccagatttgctggggaatcacatatttcttaccgctagacatgctgaaaaaggacaactgaaatagcattcccacaatgcaccactggctccccgattttttttatatggtgcacactgaccatggagacaaattctctcacatgtgggcctaccagctttctcctgcttgatttgaagctgctagaatttatgcgtataaatacgtcagaaacattggctcgtaagacgtatttatacgtcggaaacagtcaaagggctaaactcgtgagtggaggttccactgtataggaaagagtaaggtgatgaggataaaaaaaagattacgtgacgaaagattggatatcagattggagggagaaagtaaggaggtgaatgtattcagatacttaggagtggacatgtcagaaaatgggtctatgaaggatgaggtgaatcatagaattgatgagggggaaaaggatgagtggtgcactgtgagggaaaagttcaatagataggagtagtgatatacagtggacccccgcatagcgattttaatccgtgcaagatggCTCATTGTTATgagaaatgatcggtatgcgaatgaattttccccataagaaataatggaaatcaaattaatccgtgcaagacacccaaaagtatgaaaaaaaaaattttaccacatgaaatatacattttcctacacacaaagagaaggatacatgcacaatagtagagtagtacatgcacaatatatattgtgcatgtactactctactaaatgaagaataaatgacacttacctttattgaagatgcagcaatgactgatgagacactgtcctgggagtgccttttcctcctgagtactgtaggtcctgtttggcattttcttccagaacaggccttatcacactgtgtatgccactacgattcttaaatctctcaaaccaacctttgctggctttaaattcaccaatatgagcactagttccaggcatttttccctgttcacctgggtgttagtcgactggtgtgggttgcatcctgggagacaagattaaggaccccaatggaaataagttagacagtcttcgatgacactgacttttttgggttatcctgggtggcaaatcctctggggttaattgtttcttggtattctcaataagccacaccaacaacggtgctacagcagcagcagcagcagctgacagtgctacagcagcagcagacgatgctacagcagcagcagacgatgctacagcagtagcagacaatgctacagcagcagcagatggtactacagcagcagcagcagctgatggtggtacagcagcagcagcagctgacagtgctacagcagcagcagacgatgctacagcagcagcagacgatgctacagcagcagcagacggtactacagcagcagcagcagctgacggtggtacagcagcagcagcagcagctgacagtgctacagcagcagcagacgatgctacagcagcagcagacgatgctacagcagcagcagacggtactacagcagcagcagacggtactacaacagcagcagcagcagctgacggtggtacaacagcagcagcagctgacagtgctacagcagcagcagacgatgctacagcggcagcagacagtactacagcagcagcagcagctgacagtggtacagcagcagcagcagctgtaccaccaatagtagcgatggttgattggggtttattatacaacctggccagctcggagacacgcactccactttcatacttatcaatgatctttttcttcatctctatagtaattctcacccttattgctgtagggttggcactagaagctttcttggggcccatggtcacttattttgcagataaaatcaccaaaaacactgtaataatacgaaatgttccgattgtatgcttggatgttaccgcggaggctggctggtaaacaatgccaccggcggcacatgtgaggctggctaagggcgcacattggacgtgtctcggacgaacagcggtgagcgggtttttgagcggtatgcgaggcaaaatttttgcgataaaagcgagcggtatgcggattaaacgttatgtgatgccgacggtatgcgggggtccactgtagtaacaatagtttcattgccggctacctgttaaggtagggtaagtccagctcccgctatcccacccccctttttccccctccccgaaagtgatagtttgcttgccggctacttgttaaggtaaggcaagtctagctcccgctattcccgcctttttttccccccaccccgaaagtgatagtttgatttccggctgcttgttaaggtagggtcagtctagctcccgctatcccttcccttccttcttcccccccccctccgaaaggtgacgtgtggggctccggtccaaacagtaatcactagactcacagctcccagcactactgtaagtacatgcctgccttgtattctagtggatttattggttgaaagcttcacttttgaccaataataaacttagtcctttcagtcttgctctaagttgactgttgtaataatcaccacatcttttaggtattgtacttatcatggagagtgatttcttaagcagtgggtaacctgtctatctttccagcttggatgacagagagggtcacctgccaatcaacgagtagaattgaaggagatggactaacgttctgagatgtcccaaattttgatccacttacctgtttgtgtatgcaagtagcaggatataacccctcatcattgcagtggagaaaacctgctttcctgtcatctggaaggattattgaaagctagaaaatctgtgaagaacgagccggtgggttgtcatcaacacatgcgacccccccccctatcatcagcaacggctacgatttcaacaacacacagtgtcaccaacaccagacacccacgttttatatacattagcattgaattcagttatcatttatatttttcattttctttaatgcagGATTAATACTTcacatttaagtgttttatattttatattttctaaataataaagtgtttatgtttgtcagtttttattctttttctatacattaattttcctgaggaggagccagccttggtaatactgtctgaagttgttacagggctgagtaagccttcacatgcacccaggagtctgtggagacaaagaactttttccGTGGAAGtgaagagggaaatgtatgagagtatagttataccaacacttacatgggtgtgaagcataggtggcaAATGTtgtaacaagaaggctggaggcagtggagatgtcatgtctgagggcaatatatggtgtgaatataatgcacagaatttgtagtttggaaattaggaggtgtgggattaccaaaactattattcagagggctgaggaaaggctgttgaggtggtttggacatgtagagaggacagaacaaaatagaatgacttcgtgtatctgtagtggaaggaaggcagggtagaggtcagcctaggaaaagttggagggggtaaaggttttgtgtgtgaggggcttagacttccaacaagcatgcgtgagcgtatttgataggagtggagacaaatggttttaatacttgtcatgctgaagtgtgagcaaagtaacatatgaaaggattcaaggaaactggcaggccggactcaagtcctggagatgggaagtacagtgtctgcactctgaaagaggggtgttaatactgcagttttataactgtagtgtaagcaacCCACGGTTGaaatttcttttttgggccaccctgccttagtgggaattgGCTGATGATTTTTTATTACCTTTCTTTATTCAGAGTCTGTCTTCTCCATATCTATGGAGGAGAGAGAATTCTCAGTTTCATACGAGTCAGGTTTAAGTCCAAAAAATGAGGAGGAAGAGCTACTAGTCTCACTTTCACTTCCAAAGACGAGGTCAAGTATCATTTCTCCTCCACGAATATCGGAGGAGGTGGTAGTATTACAAATGCTACTATCCTCATCAGTGGAAGATAAAAGTAAGTCCGCAAGCACTTCCTCTCTCATTTTTTGGAAAGAGCCTGACTCAGTTACGTTTTTCTCACCACCTGAAACATAAATTTATATTATAAACTAAAAGTTTTGTTTTGCAAATATGTGGCAGATCTATAGTGTAGTGGtagaagtgtagtgtagtggtagatgtgtagtgtactggtggtagctgTGTAATGATGGCAAATGTACAATGTagtggtggaagatgggtagtgtagtggtggtagatgtgtagtgatggaagatgtgtagtggtggtagctgtgtagtggtggtagatatgTAGTGTGGatatagtgatggtagatgtgtaatGTAGTGGTAGGTGTGTATAGTGATGGTAGgcatgtagtgtagtggtaggtgTGTAAGGTAGTGATAGTAAGTGTGTAGTGTAATAATGGTAGGTGTGTActgcagtgatggtaggtgtgtagtatagtgatgggaggtgtgaagtgatggtaggtgtctactgcagtgatggtaggtgtgtagtgatggtaggtgtgtagtgcagtgataggtgtgtagtgcagtgatagtaggtgtgtagtgtagtgacagTAGGTGTATAGTGCAGTGATGGTAGCTGTGTActgcagtgatggtaggtgtgtacTGTAGAAATGttaggtgtgtagtgatggtaggtgcatAGTGTAAAGGTggtaggtgtgtagtgtagtggtgttaggtGCATAGTGTAGTGGTTGCAGGTatgtagtgatggcaggtgtgataaatttatcattaaatatcaaatattaaacatgtgcaacacttaggtatctttaaagACAAAAAGTTTTGCcatgcagtggcttcatcagtccaatagaaACAGTagcagtgaagatctgaaggaatTTTAGGTAACCAGTGCCTTCTGttccagattgatggactgattacattgactccatgttgagggactgattaccttaaatttctgatcttcatgactttgcattgtaCTGATGAAGTGTTTTGCAAACCCTTTCGTCAATAAAGGTACTCAAGAGTATATTTATCAACTAATTTTAAAAAACTATCTACAGCTGAACATGGATTTAACTATAACTTTGGAAGGACACCTACTTACTACACAAAGCATTGTGGGCAAACTAATTCTAAAATTTACTTATTAGACCATtctaaatgaaatatattttgataGGTGATGCTTGATGGTTTGTTTTTGAATGTGGTATTGACTTCTTCTTGTTGCACTGTAAAACAGGACATGTCTTATGCACTCTTGATTGAGTCTTATCTGTTGTTTAGTTAATAGTACTAAAACTGGTCCCTGGTAGTCTATCAGTCATCTTGTGATCAGacttgttgggatttttaaccccagaggatttgccacccaggataccacaaAAAAGTTAGTGCATCATCAAGAACTGTGTCATATTTCCACTGGTGTtcttcaatcttgttccccagcaTGCCACCTACATCAGTCAAGGGGCCAGTGGGTCAAAATCTCTCGTGGTCTTGATAATTATGTGAAAAAATATGATTTTgggttttgtttacagaaaaaatAGTGTAAGCACCTGGCAACATTTTGGTGAAAACCCCATCGTAATACGATGTTTCTAAAGCAAATTATAACTACTTGAAACATGTCAGGTGATGACCTGCCAGGTAAATATATGAGTAAGTGTGAGGTgaattttttacatattttttgatttttaattttctgtatatttttctAATACACTAAATTTACCACTTAATATCATTACAATGTGGGAGGGGCTTACAGCAGAGGTGGGAAGAACTTGCATGATGATGCAACAACCAGCTGCCGATGACAGCAACCTGATCACCACTCACAAGATGTCTTATACTGAtgctattattactaatatcCTTTTTCTGCTTATATCATTTATTCAGTAATGATAGTATGCATAAGATAACTTGGATAAATACATAAGAAAGCCAGCCAAAATATTATTTGTATATTATACCcagaggtggcctggtggctaaagctcccgcttcacacacggagggcccgggttcgattcccggcgggtggaaacattcgacacgtttccttacacctgttgtcctgttcacctagcagcaaataggtacctgggtgttagtcgactggtgtgggtcgcatcctgggggacaagattaaggaccccaatggaaataagttagacagtcctcgatgacgcactgactttcttgggttatcctgggtggctaaccctccggggttaaaaatccgaacgaaatcttatcttatcttatcttatcccagATCCTCAATATAAGAGAAGGGTTTTCTTTGTTACCTCTGGTAGCACTATAGAAAACAGTGTACTACACATGGGAAACAATAAGAAATCACTTATATCGCATAAATAAACCCAAAGTAGCGCAAttttcgtgattttttttttatttcttgacGTAATTAGCTAGTCTGCGCTTTTACCCGAATATCTCGAAAGTAAGATTTTGGCCTATTGCTTAACAGtacaccattattaatgattgcattgaaatgattttcacagacaatatatataaaacaaagtgtgtttgaatTGAGAATGGAAAAGtttttggaatatctcaaatatttttgtttttctaGGGGGTAAAAGGCATATATTTTGGTGAATGTCAAAAAAGCAcaccaaatgtattttttttcaccATAATAATAAGGTATATTAGATGAATTTTATCCATTACAAATTCATGTTAAACATATTCTAACAGTTAGGATTGTGGAAAGTGTCACTCGTAGTGCCAATTTGTCGTGTCATGCTGCCGTATGTCAAaatcagtaaatatttttttctcagtttgtcTGTTGGCCAATCTTATTGAAACTTTGTCATATTCATTTACATATGCACTTctaaacgtacaccaaaaataaaagaaattggTTGAAAAATAAAGATTTTGAACGAAAAAGCTGCACGCCaccctcaactaacacccaggtacctacttgttaCAAATACAATACAAAAGTTTATTTCTTTTTACAAAGGTTACaaaataaaagcgttggtataactatactctctcatatattcccctcagTGCAacattcacctttttcccctcaccaattctatgattcatctgcTGTCAAATCCACTCCTAGATTCTTCattttttaaccccacacctcttgccaacacccgagcattcacttctcttacaatcccatctataaatacggtGGTCCCTTGTTTTTCGTAAGCATTGGAAGTCATAATTTTCGAAAATCctaacttttttcgtcaaaacattgacTCACAAATCGTCATTTGACTTGCAAATAGTCGTTTGTCCCAGACGCGTATGCACACCTTGAGCGGccccacactccattcccagccagtgtgccattgtttatcagtgaggaCGATCCCATGCGTTCAtgcgatacatttcataatattccattcattttagtgcttgcaactgccaaatcagctaccatggctccaaagaaagcttctagtgccagccctttggtaaagaatgtgagaaactatataattcaagaaaaagtttgtagaaaaatatgaaagtggtggtggtagagggtggtagtgatggtggtagcaattatgatggtggtagagggtggtagtgttggtggtagagggtggtagtgttggtggtagagggtggtagtggtagtagtgatggtggtagagggtagtagtgatggtggtagagggtggtagtgatggtggttgagggttgtagtgatggtggtagagagtggtagtgatggtggtagagagtggtagtgatggtggtagagggtgccttcttcagtgattctacaaacTCCTCCAATAGTGTTGGAGTTACACAGGGGTACAGAAAACAATGCCGCCTCAGTTACAACCTTCACCAACATTATgtacggcttatgctctcagtggctctTATGCACCTGTTGCAACcgctgaatgggttacaatgattattatgtatatataatgtatattaccttttcatttaattttatattgcttatatttgcgataatagctaaatcgtaaatgtatgactttatattattatttgactgttatattgttatttagcttatgttgttaggatgtacataaaatgtgctcagttagtcttgattgtcaaactactgtaattatcgcttgtcgctcgttatactgccggcttctgagctgcagttgtccacgtagctatcacgtgatcgagggggggtgtcctcacctctagtgaagtagtcagtctgctgtagactcgcttggtggttggacagattgtctgtctcattattcttgttagttctgtagaactttgttcacagaacattgtatagacttagtgattttcgacgttgtactgaggttgtgtgtcgcttagacactctgaacatctcaggtccttagctatagcttctgatctaattttgtactggttcctgtgtattgtcacagtcacagttttacctatgctgaacatagattcaatattatgggagttttgtaacttttgtggaggatctgcagatggtccctacttagtgtcgttatattatttcccagttcctgattctgtgtcgcagtcacttgatattgcattgctattgggcttagcattctttgttgttcaagcagactgttcgggttgccagtcggtcaagaagttagtttatttgaggactttgtcagtcacttgtttaagtcttattcgagttttgagacatagctaactacttaagagcacttgcacgcatacacacacttgtacatatttgtaatatcttattaaatgttaatgtacctgacggtacttaagaattataaatgtgatatgtgctttcagcacaataatattgaactcgagagattgattttattttgattgctgtatttaatttaatttgataatatacctctagacttaataaatttattaaattttaatttctctagttagtagcctaccagttgtaatcctaaagcactattgaaccatactgaattttaatggataattggacaaggatactgactacttgttacgaaaacccagtaacaggctggatgctagaagggcagtcctttctagtattcactggagatctctaagcttttagaatctcgttttttgtaacaaatgggggcctgtccgggatctcttgatccaaggtgttggagaaattgtccagtttgacatactagtgaatctatgatcaaacactttgagtactttcctaatctgaagacttcgagtttagtcttgtacaacataccaggtggatgtatgtacctgactgagtctcttgatccaaggagatggaaatactatttatgagttctagctctaagacaaccaacactaaaattcctattaggattatagtttcccataatcactctctcgtagtacaattattttcgtgatgtatgccaaagtgaaacagttaattgataccctgactttgtctgagttaagtacattaaaacttcagacgtgttggcgagtagccaaatatctcggtgtgacgtataacaggaattacaccggtGAAACTGTCAGagtgttaattaaagatatattgtttcctgctcatatagagatgtctgattatgattcagattcagaaagcctagtgtcacaattaggaagtatggctctatttgaagttgaagaaagagcaactagagcagaagtgagcctagtgtctgagcctagtgtagctcagttctcgctcacaccttcccgcctcactgacactatagtacagagtatagctgttagtatgacacagcctaatactagtacagtgtatactacacctgtatttacttatcctagaccagatctagacactctagagacggctggaccaagtgtccgacctaaggaccgtccagaccatgttaatttccctactcctccattacccactggtcctatctctcaggaacagtttgagaggttggaacgcctcattatgttgcagactgcacaaattgaggcacagaggagattgaacgaagaagatttccaaagagaaaatgttcgcctgttaagacaacagactgatatatcacaggacacattaaatgtgcagaaagctgcatctatggttcctaagttttttgaaagtgacttagacacatattttgatgtgtttgagaaccaggcacgtgctatgaactggccacgtaagcactgggcaacattgctgcatactgctttgacgggaagagctcaaacctgtactgcagccttaccatttgccaagtacattagttatgacgctgtcaaacaaactattctagagacatataacttgttacctgtaagttatcaacgagcatttcgtacgttacaacgacaacaagatcaaacttgtgtagagtttgctcgtgagaaaaaagttgcatttgagagatggactagagctgccgagtgtaacaactacgacagccttgttcagttgttactacacgaagagtttaacaactgtatgtctcccGACATGCAAGAATATCTggtcgatcatactacctcagatattctggaaactgcagcattagcagacaattacgagacttctcacaaacttgtacgtactaaaacacaaagaaacaaggtaactaaagatggtcctagaagttggcaacctaaatcagctgctcattgccggcctgatgtacctgctactgtaacttctcgtacctttaccaggaaaactcataatcctgaatctgtctctgtggctagacagaaatctggtatcgagaagaagaaagttaaatgtacctattgtaacagaaaaggacatactagagagtattgctataagttagaaagagatacgagaaacagtcgtgcggctggtgcccccactcaagtcgtatcctcttccgagcaacaaagacaccaaaatcctagcaattcctctgatcctactgttttagataatattactcaggatagatgactagtgtcagaaagtgtatctgacgaaaagattcgttcagcgatgagtccttacttttcgagagataaagtaggatttgacgaatcacatctaactgagataatttctttcagagacactggcagttatctcacgttattaagagaagatgtactgcccataactgacgatacctattgcaagatagatgtattgttagaagcctatggaggggctgttataaaagtgcctctgcacaaagtttatattgaaacaagctattatactggttatatttcagtgggtatatccagtggtgtatttcccatcaggtcagtggacttgttgatagggaacgatatccttcatgctggtatatgtaaagaaccacttgtgattgataataacactgatgataattatgccattgaagcttgtagagagaaacctattttatttcctctcagcgcaattactagagctatgtcaaagattcaacaaccatccttgtctcctgttgagttagtggatgacaatgatttgggcttgaatatgtttagtgatgctctgcgcccagggtcattaacactaactccccccggtcatcaacctagtcaagacacaactgacgttaaatttcttactcatgatgatttaatcaaggatcagtttgttgatcagtcactggaaagactgagagatatagcagttactgagagtgaagcaaaggatctcgataattgttactattatagtaacggtgtactgatggacaaaaatacatgtaagttgtcagctgatagagtttccaccacagtcaagcatttcgtagtgttaccagttacatttcgtgaacaagccattgattttgctcacaatagtcccataggagaacatttgggtgtcaagaagacactcggtaaactggcaaaacattttacttggccaaagatgaaggaaacagtagctgatcatgtgcgacgttgccacgtgtgtcaagtgacaggcaagccagcacacacacctccacctacacctctcactatgagctccagtagcaaagttcagttcacctggactagagattgttcagactcgttcaaaaggttgaagcgcttgctatcctctgctcctgtgttgaagagtcctaatttcaatcttcccttctttttacatatagatgcgagtggctatgcagtgggtgctgtgctgctccaacagtcaacatccactgatattctccatcctatatgttactattcatctaagctcaaacgacaccagaaaaattaggctctagctcttgtggtgtcctttaaacattttgacgagtatttgggcccttccccatttaaaatttacgtaattttatgcccaaataccttttgttacttgctatgtcaaattcagtaaagtaacttaatccctccagcccatattaactatatatactcatgtcatgtctaattattatatttatatattcacagtaatgttgtgtgaggaggagacaagctgagttttgagtgggtagtgtcgtgtgggagATGGTACTGCATgatgcaacactgtcctgccgcagacccccccctcactacacaccttaagctgtttcatactcagatgttcatactgcctcgcattccacaaccactacttaagagtggaatgcagtctcctctactatgatcgagcctcaacgtgccctccttgtcagcgctatcctgtctctacactgatgtacataaccacgagtatacagagatacgatactgtgtactgccctagtactagggacatatcctagtgacggacgctgtgaaattgtagaggtgcttggcacaagagagactaattaatatttattttgataatggtattgatatgagtaaccagaaataatgtgaaagacattcat contains:
- the LOC128684182 gene encoding uncharacterized protein isoform X1, whose protein sequence is MDEQQEGMDVKLVDASCVHEEPMEVGSSCTYAEPHISKDETTNIGNAGVVLHGTKKMAEDLPGGEKNVTESGSFQKMREEVLADLLLSSTDEDSSICNTTTSSDIRGGEMILDLVFGSESETSSSSSSFFGLKPDSYETENSLSSIDMEKTDSE